A part of Streptomyces sp. NBC_01451 genomic DNA contains:
- a CDS encoding beta-ketoacyl-[acyl-carrier-protein] synthase family protein, with product MTGFAAAVTGIGLVTPAGIGVKESWDRVVEGRPTAAHHADLEGLPVTMACRVPGFAPAALGRTAWQWDRYAQFAIAATREALDQAGLVPGEWADSSRVAVILGSGAGGTATLEAQHRVLLEEGPEEISAMTLPMGLLNMAAGQVAIDIGAHGPSSAPCTACAAGASAIGLGRELLRSGLADIVVAGGAEAPITPLYLSSFARMRALSRRLDDPGTASRPFDTARDGFVLGEGAGVVVLESEEHARARGVRPVARVIGYGASADAHHVTSPHPEGKGAELAVRAALADAGLTGRDIDYVNAHGTSTPLNDVIEAGVIHRVAGPNVRVSSTKGVTGHPLGAAGSIEAAFAALTVHHGVIPPSASTAEVDPRVEVDVVHGAARHARVGVALSNSFGFGGQNAALLIASA from the coding sequence ATGACCGGCTTCGCGGCCGCCGTCACCGGCATCGGGCTGGTGACTCCCGCCGGTATCGGCGTCAAGGAGAGCTGGGACCGCGTGGTCGAGGGCCGACCGACGGCGGCGCACCACGCCGACCTGGAGGGTCTGCCGGTGACCATGGCGTGCCGGGTGCCCGGCTTCGCCCCGGCCGCTCTCGGGCGCACCGCCTGGCAGTGGGACCGCTACGCCCAGTTCGCCATCGCCGCCACGCGCGAGGCGTTGGACCAGGCCGGGCTCGTCCCGGGCGAGTGGGCGGACAGCTCACGGGTGGCGGTGATCCTGGGCTCCGGCGCCGGCGGCACCGCCACGCTGGAGGCGCAGCACCGCGTACTGCTGGAGGAGGGGCCGGAGGAGATCTCCGCCATGACCCTCCCGATGGGACTGCTCAACATGGCCGCCGGCCAGGTGGCGATCGACATCGGGGCCCACGGGCCGTCCTCAGCCCCCTGCACGGCGTGCGCGGCCGGGGCCAGCGCGATCGGCCTGGGCCGCGAGCTGCTCCGGTCGGGGCTGGCCGACATCGTCGTGGCCGGTGGTGCCGAGGCGCCGATCACGCCGCTGTACCTGTCCTCGTTCGCGAGGATGCGGGCACTGTCACGGCGGCTCGACGACCCGGGGACCGCCTCGCGTCCCTTCGACACGGCCCGCGACGGATTCGTGCTCGGCGAGGGCGCCGGAGTCGTCGTACTGGAGTCCGAGGAGCACGCGCGGGCCCGGGGCGTGCGGCCGGTGGCCCGGGTCATCGGGTACGGCGCCTCCGCGGACGCGCATCACGTGACGTCCCCGCACCCGGAGGGCAAGGGCGCCGAACTGGCGGTCCGTGCGGCGCTCGCGGACGCCGGGCTGACCGGCCGGGACATCGACTACGTCAACGCGCACGGCACGTCGACCCCGCTCAACGACGTCATCGAGGCGGGGGTGATCCACCGGGTGGCCGGCCCGAACGTGCGAGTGAGCTCCACCAAGGGCGTCACCGGGCACCCGCTGGGCGCGGCCGGTTCCATCGAAGCGGCGTTCGCGGCGCTCACCGTGCACCACGGGGTGATCCCGCCGTCGGCGAGCACCGCCGAGGTCGATCCGCGGGTGGAGGTGGACGTCGTGCACGGCGCGGCGCGCCACGCCCGCGTCGGCGTGGCCCTGAGCAACTCGTTCGGCTTCGGCGGCCAGAACGCGGCCCTGCTGATCGCCTCGGCCTGA
- a CDS encoding acyl-CoA dehydrogenase family protein, translated as MTSSASAELSRLLFDGRYEQTHQDLHELLLDPVFDPREGLDMTEAGKLAYERSRAVHAGLERPREILADPWRLFALAEWPSLVDVSMFSLLMVHYNLAFGTVVEHGDREDLKDLSDELDRLDSFSPYMATELGYGNNVAALRTEAVYDPATETFVLNTPDALAQKHMSYSGFQDVPKLAVVMARLKADGKDHGVYPFLVRISDGKRSCEGVHAAPCPEKPVQGLDNGLTWFDHVRVPRRQLLHGDMGGFDDDGVFRPASGNRRKRFLRAMNRILPGRLCVSSAATGAGRASVYIALRFAAQRLTNAPGRNDLPVIEYRSHQLALYTALSRTYAMTLLLNHAKREFTAAPQDAVPAELNHLVSITKALSTWEMTDVVATCRERCGAQGIFSANRIADYGSLLQGLVTAEGDNQVLLATTAGQIIAQYGAGAGAEPAPAPDPVGRDLGDLAFLVAAVRHREEELLREAASAMADDTGDRTYFEAWNGTVNTGLEMARARGVRTALECFAAAVDTPEDESARTALGLLAALYGLSEVRRDAGWYLARGVLTDRQVELLPREADTLCARLRPYTDALIGGFGLSPELLRAPIAADDYVSAFQQRTGAFGPAAGAVAEGG; from the coding sequence ATGACTTCGTCGGCCTCCGCCGAACTGTCCCGGCTGCTCTTCGACGGCAGGTACGAGCAGACGCACCAGGACCTGCACGAACTGCTGCTGGACCCCGTATTCGACCCCCGCGAAGGCCTGGACATGACCGAGGCCGGGAAGCTGGCCTACGAACGGTCGCGAGCCGTGCACGCCGGACTGGAACGTCCGCGGGAGATCCTGGCCGATCCGTGGCGGCTGTTCGCGCTGGCCGAGTGGCCGTCGCTGGTGGACGTCTCCATGTTCTCGCTGCTGATGGTGCACTACAACCTGGCCTTCGGCACCGTCGTGGAGCACGGCGACCGGGAGGACCTGAAGGACCTGTCCGACGAACTGGACCGGCTGGACTCCTTCAGCCCGTACATGGCCACCGAGCTGGGCTACGGCAACAACGTGGCCGCCCTGCGCACCGAGGCCGTCTACGACCCCGCCACCGAGACGTTCGTCCTGAACACGCCCGACGCCCTCGCGCAGAAGCACATGTCCTACAGCGGGTTCCAGGACGTCCCCAAGCTGGCCGTGGTGATGGCCCGGCTGAAGGCGGACGGCAAGGACCACGGCGTGTACCCGTTCCTCGTCCGGATCAGCGACGGGAAGCGGTCGTGCGAGGGTGTGCACGCCGCGCCGTGCCCGGAGAAGCCGGTGCAGGGTCTCGACAACGGCCTCACCTGGTTCGACCACGTGCGCGTCCCGCGTCGCCAGCTGCTCCACGGCGACATGGGCGGCTTCGACGACGACGGCGTGTTCCGCCCGGCGTCCGGCAACCGGCGCAAGCGGTTCCTGCGCGCGATGAACCGCATTCTGCCCGGCCGGCTGTGCGTGTCCAGCGCGGCGACGGGTGCGGGCCGGGCGAGCGTGTACATCGCGCTGCGGTTCGCGGCGCAGCGGCTCACCAACGCGCCCGGCCGCAACGACCTGCCGGTCATCGAGTACCGCAGCCACCAGCTCGCGCTGTACACCGCGCTGTCCCGGACGTACGCGATGACGCTGCTGCTCAACCATGCCAAGCGGGAGTTCACGGCAGCGCCGCAGGATGCCGTCCCCGCCGAGCTGAACCATCTGGTGTCGATCACCAAGGCGCTGTCCACCTGGGAGATGACCGACGTCGTCGCCACCTGCCGTGAGCGCTGCGGTGCGCAGGGCATCTTCAGCGCGAACCGGATCGCGGACTACGGGTCGCTGCTCCAGGGCCTGGTCACCGCGGAGGGCGACAACCAGGTGCTGCTGGCCACCACGGCGGGGCAGATCATCGCGCAGTACGGCGCCGGCGCAGGCGCCGAGCCCGCGCCGGCCCCCGACCCGGTGGGACGGGATCTGGGGGACCTCGCGTTCCTGGTGGCGGCGGTACGGCACCGAGAGGAGGAACTGCTCCGGGAGGCCGCGTCGGCCATGGCCGACGACACCGGCGACCGGACCTACTTCGAGGCCTGGAACGGCACCGTCAACACCGGCCTGGAGATGGCCCGGGCCCGGGGTGTGCGGACCGCGCTGGAGTGCTTCGCCGCCGCGGTCGACACGCCGGAGGACGAGTCGGCGAGGACGGCACTCGGCCTGCTGGCCGCGCTGTACGGGCTGAGCGAGGTACGCCGGGACGCAGGCTGGTACCTGGCGCGCGGTGTGCTGACAGACCGGCAGGTGGAGCTGCTGCCCCGGGAGGCGGACACGCTGTGCGCGCGGCTCCGGCCGTACACCGACGCCCTGATCGGCGGCTTCGGCCTCTCCCCTGAACTGCTGCGGGCGCCGATCGCCGCCGACGACTACGTGAGCGCCTTCCAGCAGCGCACCGGTGCCTTCGGACCGGCCGCCGGCGCGGTCGCCGAAGGGGGCTGA
- a CDS encoding beta-ketoacyl-ACP synthase III produces the protein MTAVLMGIGGFLPPVTVTNDDLSRTLDTTDEWIRTRTGIRERRFVSEGLSTGSMAVTAGERALRSADVSGVDAVVVATTSPERLCPAVAPEVASRLGLGPLAAFDLTSACSGFLYGLATASGLIAAGTADTVLFIGSEAFTTLVDPEDRSTAPIFGDGAGAVVLRRGEPDEPGALGPFDLGSDGALADLLAVPAGGSRQRSADGGLGHGTVPTGDWYLRMEGRPLYTQAVERMTQSAQAALKRADWSAADVDWFVGHQANIRIVRAVAEELELPGERVAVNIDRVGNTLAASVPLLLNDYAARGDLKAGQRVLISAFGAGLSWGSTTLVWPEVRAESVD, from the coding sequence ATGACGGCAGTGCTGATGGGAATCGGAGGCTTTCTCCCGCCCGTGACGGTCACGAACGACGACCTCTCCCGCACCCTGGACACCACGGACGAGTGGATCCGTACCAGGACGGGCATCCGCGAGCGGCGGTTCGTCTCCGAAGGCCTGTCGACGGGGAGCATGGCCGTGACGGCCGGTGAGCGTGCCCTGCGGTCGGCCGATGTGTCCGGGGTGGACGCCGTGGTCGTGGCCACCACCTCGCCCGAGCGCCTCTGCCCGGCGGTGGCGCCGGAGGTGGCGTCGCGACTGGGTCTGGGACCGCTGGCCGCGTTCGACCTGACCTCGGCGTGCAGCGGCTTCCTGTACGGGCTCGCCACCGCGTCCGGCCTGATCGCCGCCGGCACCGCCGACACCGTGCTGTTCATCGGGTCGGAGGCGTTCACCACTCTGGTGGACCCGGAGGACCGGTCCACGGCGCCGATCTTCGGCGACGGCGCGGGCGCGGTCGTCCTGCGCAGGGGCGAACCGGACGAGCCCGGCGCGCTGGGCCCGTTCGACCTCGGCAGCGACGGGGCGCTGGCCGACCTGCTGGCTGTTCCGGCGGGCGGTTCCCGGCAGCGTTCCGCCGACGGCGGCCTGGGGCACGGCACGGTGCCGACAGGTGACTGGTATCTGCGGATGGAGGGGCGTCCCCTCTACACGCAGGCCGTCGAGCGGATGACGCAGTCGGCGCAGGCGGCTCTCAAGCGCGCCGACTGGTCCGCGGCGGACGTCGACTGGTTCGTCGGCCACCAGGCCAACATCCGGATCGTGCGCGCGGTCGCGGAGGAGCTGGAGCTTCCCGGGGAGCGGGTCGCGGTGAACATCGACAGGGTCGGCAACACCCTGGCCGCGTCCGTGCCCCTGCTGCTGAACGACTATGCCGCCCGCGGGGACCTGAAGGCGGGCCAGCGGGTGCTGATCTCCGCCTTCGGGGCCGGTCTCTCCTGGGGCTCGACCACGCTCGTGTGGCCGGAGGTCCGGGCGGAATCCGTCGACTGA
- a CDS encoding acyl carrier protein, protein MSSVHDSVVEVFVARFDLDAETVVPEATLDDLGLDSLSQLELATALKKRLGAVISDEELSEISTVSDIVALVEKKGAAAR, encoded by the coding sequence ATGAGTTCCGTCCACGACTCCGTCGTCGAGGTCTTCGTCGCCCGTTTCGATCTGGACGCCGAGACGGTGGTGCCCGAGGCCACCCTCGACGACCTCGGTCTCGACTCGCTGTCGCAGCTCGAACTGGCCACCGCCCTGAAGAAGCGCCTGGGCGCCGTGATCAGTGACGAGGAGCTGTCCGAGATCTCCACGGTCTCCGACATCGTCGCCCTGGTCGAGAAGAAGGGCGCCGCGGCCCGATGA